A genomic segment from Nicotiana tabacum cultivar K326 chromosome 9, ASM71507v2, whole genome shotgun sequence encodes:
- the LOC107825282 gene encoding ubiquitin-like domain-containing protein CIP73 → MTRTGETSEGHESEGIDTTIEIKVKTMNSQTHNLRIGSQRKVWNLKEQVSLLIGTPMEQQRLIYCGKVLQDDDLLSSYNIESGDTLHLICTVQSMSTFGNSPCCPGATDRISPNTQQEIPNSIETLSRYLNRMRRGYNINGTENNTNEVLGSASNTFTPSQGIPEVEQLARLLSSTRDMLISQTAQRFLELERDLRQNLNMSDPRVRQGTQLNAQTTVGTVFNNLGAYFLELGRTVMGVRMGDNGSTAVVNAGPAVYITDSGPLSIQEELYSVLLSTIHRLINSGLVNDNGTRLHQRQVGTQMIGGSLGRQAPNMLRVRYTRYFLRPIVATADQTEAQILPPGSGVPTEVSQLLRSMFLSGELQAATPAGATVDNVVDNSRILGLSSGPSIIEPRNARESAGEPANEDVGTSHRRTADFAESSSTKRQRME, encoded by the exons ATGACTCGCACTGGTGAAACTTCTGAGGGCCATGAATCTGAAGGTATTGATACGACGATTGAGATAAAAGTAAAAACTATGAATTCTCAAACCCACAATTTGCGCATTGGCAGTCAG aggaaagtatggaacttgAAAGAACAGGTGTCTCTTTTGATAGGGACGCCAATGGAACAACAGCGTCTAATCTATTGTGGAAAAGTCTTACAGGATGATGACCTCCTTTCTTCATACA ATATTGAAAGTGGTGATACTTTGCATCTGATTTGCACCGTCCAGAGCATGTCAACCTTTGGTAATTCACCCTGTTGCCCAG GTGCTACTGATAGGATTTCTCCCAATACTCAACAG GAAATCCCTAACTCTATAGAAACTTTGTCACGATATCTCAACCGAATGAGACGAGGATATAATATAAACG GAACAGAAAACAATACGAATGAGGTACTCGGAAGTGCATCCAATACTTTCACTCCTTCACAAGGAATTCCAGAAGTAGAACAATTAGCAAGACTGCTGTCTTCCACTAGGGATATGCTTATTAGCCAAACTGCACAGCGCTTTCTT GAATTGGAAAGGGATCTGCGGCAAAATCTGAACATGAGTGATCCGAGGGTGCGCCAGGGAACCCAGTTAAATGCACAGACAACAGTCGGAACAGTGTTTAACAATCTAGGCGCATATTTTCTTGAACTTGGCCGCACAGTGATGGGAGTCCGAATGGGTGACAATGGG AGTACTGCCGTAGTTAATGCTGGCCCTGCAGTCTATATAACCGACTCGGGACCACTGTCCATCCAG GAAGAACTTTATTCTGTGCTGCTCTCAACAATACACAGGCTGATCAACTCTGGTTTAGTAAATGATAATGGTACGCGGCTGCACCAGAGGCAAGTTGGTACACAAATGATAGGAGGTTCGTTAG GAAGACAAGCACCCAATATGCTACGAGTCAGATACACTAGATACTTTCTTAGACCCATAGTTGCCACAGCTGATCAAACTGAAGCTCAAATACTGCCACCAGGAAGTGGCGTACCAACGGAAGTTAGCCAACTTTTGAGAAGTATGTTCCTCAGTGGTGAACTTCAAGCTGCTACACCTGCAGGTGCAACTGTTGATAACGTTGTTGACAACTCAAGGATATTAGGTCTATCTTCTGGACCATCAATTATAGAACCAAGAAATGCTCGTGAATCAGCTGGTGAA CCTGCTAATGAAGATGTTGGGACATCTCATCGACGAACAGCTGATTTTGCTGAAAGCTCATCAACAAAACGACAAAGG